Sequence from the Thermus tengchongensis genome:
CCCCCACCACCTCCTCCGCCCTAAGGCCCTGCCCCTGGGCAAGCCCCAAGCCCAAGAGCCCCGCCAGCACCCGCCTCCGCGTGAGCATCCTTTCCCCCTTGCCCCCCAGGCTACCCCAGCTCCAGGCTTCTTCCCGGAATGGAAAGCACATTCGGGCCCCTGGCGGGGCCCGAGGGTGCCCAAGCGGCGTTAGGCCCTGGGGTCCAGGATCACCTTCACCCCCTGGCCGGAGGCAAGGAGGGCGAAAGCCTCCTGGTAGCGGCTCATGGGGAAGCGGTGGGTAATGAGGGGCCTCAGGTCCACCCGGCCCGAGTAGACCAGGGCGGTGCCCTGCATCCAGGTCTGCCAAAGCCTCCGGCCCGCGATGCCGTAGGCGGTGATCCCCCGCATGACCAGCTCCCCCGCCAGGTCAAAGCGAATGGGGTCCGAGGGAATGCCCAAAATCCTCGCCTCCCCCCCAGGGATGAGGGCCTGAAGGCCCTGGTGGATGGCCGTCTCGTTACCGGAAAACTCCAAAAGCACCTCTACCCCGCTCCCCGTGACCTCCCGCACCACCGCGAGCACGTCCTCCTCCCGGGGGTTGATGAGCCGGTCGGCGTAGGGTTTGGCGAAGGCCAGGCGGTAGGGGTTGGGGTCGGAGATGAGGATGGGGCCCGCGCCGCTGGCCCGGGCCACCATGGCCGCCATGAGGCCGATGGGCCCGGCCCCGGTGATGAGGACGCTTTTGCCGGAGACCCCGCTCCCCGCGTACACCGTGTGTACTGCGTTGCCGAAGGGCTCCAGGATGGCCCCCACCTCGAAGGGCAGGTCCACCGGGTTCACCCAAGCGTTCTCCGCGGGCACCACCACGTACTCGGCGAAGCCCCCGTCCCGGTCCACCCCCAGGATCTGGGTGTTCAGGCACACGTGGTAGTTGCCCGTGCGGCAGGCGGGGCAAGTGTGGCAGACGATGTGGCTCTCCAGGCTCACGTGGTCCCCCACCTGGGGCCTTTTGACCCCAGGCCCCACAGCCTCCACCACCCCGCTGAACTCGTGGCCGGTGATGAGGGGGGGGCGGATCCGCCCCTGGGCCCAGGTATCCCACTTCCAGATGTGCAGGTCGGTGCCGCAGATGCTCACCGCCTCCACCCGCACCAGGATCTCCCCCGGGCCCGGCTCGGGCACGGGGCGTTCCACCAGGGTCAGGCCCTCTTCCGGGGCCAGCTTGGCCAGCGCGCGCATACCTGGGCCATGCTACCACCGGTAAAGGGCGCCCACGCTGAAGCGGGTGGTGTCGGCGGCCTCGAGGCTGAAGCTCAAGCCCAAAGCCGGGGTGAGGTCGTACCCCAGGGTGAAGGTGAAGCGGGCAAGCCTGCCATCCCCTGGCAGGAAGGTGGAGCCCAGGGAAAAGGTCAGGCCATCCCGGCGGTACTGGGCGCTGAGGGTCTGCTCCCCTCTTAGGTCCAGCTCATAGCCCAAGAAGAGCTCAGGGCTCAGGTACTTGCCCACGGAAAAACGGGTTTCCTGCAGGTCCCCTCCCTGGAGCACGGGAAGCTGCACCTGGAATCGATCCAAACCCAGGGAACGGGCCAACTCCCTCTCCAGCTGGCCCAGCACCAGGTTCTCCAAAGCGGCCCCCAGGGCCGCCTGGGGCAAGGTTTC
This genomic interval carries:
- the tdh gene encoding L-threonine 3-dehydrogenase, which produces MRALAKLAPEEGLTLVERPVPEPGPGEILVRVEAVSICGTDLHIWKWDTWAQGRIRPPLITGHEFSGVVEAVGPGVKRPQVGDHVSLESHIVCHTCPACRTGNYHVCLNTQILGVDRDGGFAEYVVVPAENAWVNPVDLPFEVGAILEPFGNAVHTVYAGSGVSGKSVLITGAGPIGLMAAMVARASGAGPILISDPNPYRLAFAKPYADRLINPREEDVLAVVREVTGSGVEVLLEFSGNETAIHQGLQALIPGGEARILGIPSDPIRFDLAGELVMRGITAYGIAGRRLWQTWMQGTALVYSGRVDLRPLITHRFPMSRYQEAFALLASGQGVKVILDPRA